A window from Sus scrofa isolate TJ Tabasco breed Duroc chromosome 2, Sscrofa11.1, whole genome shotgun sequence encodes these proteins:
- the SBNO2 gene encoding LOW QUALITY PROTEIN: protein strawberry notch homolog 2 (The sequence of the model RefSeq protein was modified relative to this genomic sequence to represent the inferred CDS: deleted 2 bases in 1 codon) — protein sequence MPLRPGLWSPPMLVVGPTMDGEFPPHEPPPAGSVLYSPPPLQTPLCGSGVQNAMLHYSWWNTFSPSPYPAFSSESHQFMNSSSFIADQPCADTSYGPSATTPSFPPKSNDFPQDPSYLDDLSNASIFSSSVDSLSDIADTPDFLPADSLSQVPTIWDVSTGPSAHDKLFLPSGPFTGLEDPVSSLPSTPLLVSYQSQSQPEEEEEAEEDEAEELGHAETYADYVPSKSKIGKQHPDRVVETSTLSSVPPPDITYTLALPTSDSGALSALQLEAITYACQQHEVLLPGGQRAGFLIGDGAGVGKGRTVAGIILENYLRGRKKALWFSVSNDLKYDAERDLRDIAASGIAVHALSKIKYGDNTTSEGVLFATYSALIGESQAGGQHRTRIRQILEWCGEAFDGVIVFDECHKAKNASSTKMGKAVLDLQNKLPLARVVYASATGASEPRNMIYMSRLGIWGEGTPFRTFEEFLHAIEKRGVGAMEIVAMDMKVSGMYIARQLSFSGVTFRIEEIPLAPAFERIYNRAALLWAEALGVFQQAADWIGLESRKSLWGQFWSAHQRFFKYLCVAAKVHRLVELAREELARDKCVVIGLQSTGEARTREVLGEKEGHLDGFVSAAEGVFLSLILKHFPSTKRKRERGAGSKRKRRPRGRGAKAPRLACEVAGVIRISDDSSTESDGGLDSDFHSSPESLLDDDVVIVDAIGLPADDRGPLCPPQRDLHGPGILERVERLKQDLLAKVRALGRELPVNTLDELIDQLGGPEQVAEMTGRKGRVVSRPDGTVAFESRAEQGLSIDHVNLREKERFMNGEKLVAIISEASSSGVSLQADRRVQNQRRRVHMTLELPWSADRAIQQFGRTHRSNQVSAPEYIFLISELAGERRFASIVAKRLESLGALTHGDRRATESRDLSKYNFENKYGARALSCVLTTILSQTESKVPLPQGYPGGDAAFFCDMKQGLLSVGIGGRESRSGCLDVEKDCSISKFLNRILGLEVHKQNALFQYFSDTFDHLIAADKKEGKYDMGILDLAPGIDEIYEESQQVFLAPGHPQDGQVVFYKISVDRGLKWEEAYAKSLELTGPHDGFYLSYKVRGNKPSCLLAQQNRGKLFTVYKPNIGRQSQLETFDSLCRKFHRVTSEEAREPWESSYSFSLTHCSHTTWNRHCRLVQEGKDCTQGLRLRHHYMLCGALLRVWGRIAAVMADVTSSSYLQIVRLKTKDKKKQVGIKIPEGCVRRVLQELQLMDTDVKRKHARGRALPALPPTPRPLEVLDLTYSPPAQAFPPPSPFAFPPPAPGPCGLLLGAPDAPDAPADPAALLHQGCDINFKEVLEDMLRSLNTVPPQAPGPLGAGGGAAGAPGGGGGPERQSVIQFSPPFPNS from the exons ATGCCCCTGCGGCCCGGGTTGTGGAGCCCCCCAATGCTGGTAGTGGGGCCCACcatggatggggagttccctccaCACGAGCCCCCGCCAGCTGGCAGTGTCCTGTACAGCCCGCCGCCCCTGCAGACCCCGCTGTGCGGGTCCGGCGTCCAG AACGCCATGCTGCACTACTCCTGGTGGAACACCTTCTCGCCCTCACCATACCCAGCCTTCTCCAGTGAAAGCCA ccaGTTCATGAACTCGTCCTCCTTCATTGCGGACCAGCCCTGTGCAGACACCAGCTATGGCCCCTCAGCCACCACCCCCAGCTTCCCACCAAAGAGCAATGATTTTCCTCAG GACCCTTCGTACCTCGACGACCTCTCCAATGCCTCCATCTTCTCCTCGTCTGTGGACTCCCTCTCGGACATCGCAGACACGCCCGACTTCCTGCCTGCTGACAGCCTCAGCCAGGTGCCCACCATCTGGGATGTGAGCACCGGCCCCTCCGCCCACGACAAG CTGTTCCTGCCCAGTGGGCCATTTACAGGCCTTGAGGACCCCGTATCCTCCCTACCCAGCACCCCGCTTCTCGTCAGCTACCAG TCTCAGAGTCAGcccgaggaggaggaagaggctgaggAGGATGAGGCAGAGGAACTGGGCCACGCGGAGACCTATGCAGACTACGTGCCTTCCAAGT CCAAGATTGGGAAGCAGCACCCGGACCGTGTAGTGGAGACCAGCACGCTGTCCAGTGTCCCGCCGCCAGATATCACTTACACCCTAGCTCTGCCCACCTCGGACAGCGGGGCTCTTTCTGCCCTGCAGCTGGAGGCCATCACCTACGCCTGCCAG CAACACGAGGTCCTTCTCCCAGGCGGGCAGCGCGCGGGGTTCCTAATCGGGGATGGCGCGGGCGTGGGCAAGGGCCGCACTGTGGCTGGCATCATCCTGGAGAACTACCTTCGGGGCAGGAAGAAGGCCTTGTG GTTCAGCGTCTCTAATGATCTCAAGTATGACGCGGAGCGAGACCTAAGGGACATCGCTGCCTCTGGCATCGCGGTGCATGCGCTGAGCAAG ATCAAGTATGGCGACAACACTACCTCAGAGGGCGTCCTCTTCGCCACCTACTCCGCCCTGATCGGGGAGAGCCAAGCTGGCGGGCAGCACCGTACGCGCATCCGGCAGATACTGGAGTGGTGCGGGGAGGCCTTCGATGGCGTG ATCGTGTTTGACGAGTGCCACAAAGCCAAGAATGCCAGCTCAACCAAGATGGGCAAGGCCGTGCTGGACCTGCAGAACAAGCTGCCCCTGGCCAGGGTTGTCTACGCCAGCGCCACAG gtgcCTCTGAGCCCCGGAACATGATCTACATGAGCCGCCTGGGCATCTGGGGCGAGGGCACGCCCTTCAGGACTTTCGAGGAGTTTTTGCATGCCATCGAGAAGAG GGGCGTGGGTGCCATGGAGATCGTGGCCATGGACATGAAGGTCAGCGGCATGTACATTGCACGCCAGCTCAGCTTCTCCGGTGTCACGTTCCGCATTGAGGAGATCCCACTGGCCCCGGCCTTTGAGCGCATCTATAATCGGGCAGCCCTGCTG TGGGCCGAGGCCCTGGGCGTGTTCCAGCAGGCAGCCGACTGGATTGGCCTGGAGTCCCGCAAGTCCCTGTGGGGTCAGTTCTGGTCGGCCCACCAGCGCTTCTTCAAGTACCTTTGTGTGGCCGCCAAGGTGCACCGGCTGGTGGAGCTGGCCCGGGAGGAGCTAGCCCGGGACAAG TGCGTGGTCATTGGGCTGCAGTCCACGGGTGAGGCGCGAACCCGGGAGGTCCTTGGCGAGAAGGAGGGACACCTCGATGGCTTCGTGTCTGCTGCTGA AGGCGTCTTTCTGTCACTAATTCTGAAGCACTTTCCTTCAACCAAGAGAAAGCGAGAGAGAGGAGCAGGCAGTAAGAGAAAAC GGCGGCCACGAGGTCGTGGAGCCAAGGCACCCAGGCTGGCATGCGAGGTGGCAGGTGTGATCCGTATCAGTGATGACAGCAGCACGGAGTCTGACGGTGGCCTGGATAGTGACTTCCACTCCTCCCCCGAGTCCCTGTTGGATGATGACGTGGTCATCGTGGATGCCATCGGGCTCCCAGCTGATGACCGCG GCCCCCTGTGCCCCCCACAGCGGGACCTGCACGGCCCTGGCATCCTGGAGCGGGTCGAGCGGCTGAAGCAGGACCTGCTGGCCAAGGTGAGGGCGTTGGGCCGGGAGCTGCCGGTCAATACCCTGGATGAGCTTATCGACCAGCTGGGAGGCCCAGAGCAGGTGGCCGAG ATGACCGGCAGGAAGGGCCGCGTGGTGTCCAGGCCTGATGGGACTGTGGCTTTTGAGTCCCGGGCAGAGCAGGGCCTCTCCATCGACCACGTGAACCTCAGAGAGAAGGAGCGCTTCATGAATGGCGAGAAG CTCGTGGCCATCATCTCAGAGGCCTCCAGCTCCGGTGTTTCCCTCCAAGCCGACCGCCGGGTCCAGAACCAGCGGCGCCGAGTCCACATGACACTGGAGCTTCCCTGGAGTGCTGACCGGGCCATCCAGCAGTTTG gccGGACCCACCGGTCCAACCAGGTCTCCGCACCGGAGTACATCTTCCTCATCTCGGAGCTTGCTGGGGAGCGAAGGTTTGCCTCCATTGTGGCCAAGCGGCTGGAGAGCCTG GGGGCTCTCACCCACGGAGACCGCCGTGCCACCGAGTCCCGTGACCTGAGCAAGTACAACTTTGAGAACAAG TATGGTGCCCGGGCCCTCAGCTGCGTCCTCACCACCATCCTAAGCCAGACGGAGAGCAAAGTGCCGCTGCCCCAGGGCTACCCTGGAGGGGACGCTGCCTTCTTCTGTG ACATGAAGCAAGGGCTGCTGTCGGTTGGGATCGGCGGGCGCGAGTCCAGGTCTGGCTGCCTGGATGTGGAGAAGG ACTGCTCCATCAGCAAGTTCCTGAACCGCATCCTGGGGCTGGAGGTGCACAAGCAGAACGCCCTTTTCCAATACTTTTCTGACACCTTTGACCACCTCATCGCTGCTGACAAGAAGGAGGGCAAATATGACATGGGTATCCTGG ACCTGGCCCCTGGCATTGATGAGATCTACGAGGAGAGCCAGCAGGTGTTCCTGGCCCCAGGGCACCCGCAGGACGGGCAGGTGGTCTTCTACAAG ATCAGCGTGGACCGCGGCCTGAAGTGGGAGGAGGCCTACGCCAAGTCACTGGAGCTGACAGGTCCCCATGATGGCTTCTACCTCTCCTACAAG GTCCGAGGCAACAAGCCCAGCTGCCTGCTGGCCCAGCAGAACCGAGGCAAGCTCTTCACTGTGTACAAACCCAACATCGGGCGGCAGAGCCAGCTGGAGACCTTCGACAGCCTGTGCCGGAAGTTCCACCGG GTGACGTCAGAGGAGGCCAGGGAGCCCTGGGAGAGCAGCTATAGCTTCTCGCTGACTCACTGCAGCCACACCACGTG GAACCGGCACTGCCGGCTGGTGCAGGAAGGCAAGGACTGCACGCAGGGCCTGCGGCTGCGGCACCACTACATGCTATGCGGTGCGCTGCTGCGTGTGTGGGGCCGCATCGCAGCTGTCATGGCTGACGTCACCAGCAGCAGCTACCTGCAGATCGTGCGCCTCAAGACCAAGGACAAGAAGAAGCAAGTTG GCATCAAGATCCCCGAGGGCTGCGTGCGCCGCGTGCTGCAGGAGCTGCAGCTCATGGACACCGACGTGAAGCGCAAACATGCACGTGGCCGGGCTCTCCCTGCACTGCCGCCCACCCCACGCCCGCTCGAGGTCCTGGACCTCACGTACAGCCCGCCTGCCCAGgccttccctccaccctccccctttgccttcccgccccccgcccctggcccctGCGGCCTGCTGCTGGGCGCCCCAGACGCCCCCGATGCCCCGGCTGACCCCGCGGCCCTCCTGCACCAGGGCTGCGACATCAACTTCAAGGAGGTGCTGGAGGATATGCTGCGCTCCCTCAATACCGTGCCACCC CAGGCCCCCGGCCCACTGGGTGCAGGTGGGGGGGCGGCAGGGGCcccagggggtggtgggggcccTGAGAGGCAGAGTGTGATCCAGTTCAGCCCCCCCTTCCCTAATTCCTAG
- the GPX4 gene encoding phospholipid hydroperoxide glutathione peroxidase, mitochondrial precursor (The RefSeq protein has 1 substitution compared to this genomic sequence) — translation MSFSRLFRLLKPTLLCGTLAVPGLAGTMCASRDDWRCARSMHEFSAKDIDGHMVNLDKYRGYVCIVTNVASQUGKTEVNYTQLVDLHARYAECGLRILAFPCNQFGRQEPGSDAEIKEFAAGYNVKFDMFSKICVNGDDAHPLWKWMKVQPKGRGMLGNAIKWNFTKFLIDKNGCVVKRYGPMEEPQVIEKDLPCYL, via the exons ATGAGCTTTAGCCGCCTGTTCCGCCTGCTGAAGCCAACGCTTCTCTGCGGGACCCTGGCGGTGCCCGGCCTGGCCGGCACCATG TGCGCGTCCCGCGACGACTGGCGATGTGCTCGCTCCATGCACGAATTCTCAGCCAAGGACATCGACGGGCACATGGTGAACCTGGACAAGTACCG GGGCTACGTGTGCATCGTCACCAATGTGGCCTCTCAATGAGGCAAGACGGAGGTAAACTACACTCAGCTGGTCGACCTGCACGCCCGATATGCTGAGTGTGGTTTACGGATTCTGGCCTTCCCTTGCAACCAGTTTGGGAGGCAG GAGCCAGGGAGTGATGCTGAGATCAAAGAATTTGCTGCTGGCTACAACGTCAAATTTGATATGTTCAGCAAGATCTGTGTGAATGGGGACGATGCCCACCCTCTGTGGAAGTGGATGAAAGTCCAGCCCAAGGGGAGGGGCATGCTGGGAAA TGCTATCAAATGGAACTTTACCAAG TTCCTCATTGATAAGAACGGCTGTGTGGTGAAGCGGTACGGTCCCATGGAAGAGCCCCAG GTCATAGAGAAGGACCTGCCGTGCTACCTCTAG